Proteins encoded within one genomic window of Cucumis sativus cultivar 9930 chromosome 3, Cucumber_9930_V3, whole genome shotgun sequence:
- the LOC101216325 gene encoding probable glucan endo-1,3-beta-glucosidase A6: MPIPFLSLLFFLFFLSLSSAEISTLVGINYGQLGNNLPPPSHSVNLIKSLNAQIVKIYDANPQILKALKNTDLRVSVMVPNELIINISSSQNLADQWVRTNILPFYPQTKIRYLLVGNEIISSTGNQTWFSLVPAMRRIKHSLKTYGIHKVKVGTPSAMDVLQSSFPPSNGTFRADIADRVMRPMLQFLNRTKSFFFLDVYPYFPWSSDSVNIKLDYALFESKNITYSDPVSGLVYTNLFDQMVDSVIFAMKRLGFPDIRVFIAETGWPNGGDYDQIGASIHNAAVYNRNIVKRVTSKPPVGTPARPGRMLPTIIFSLYNENQKPGPGTERHFGLLYPKGKAVYEMDLSGSRAETKFKPLPEAERNEPYKGKIWCVVGKGVNMSDVVGALSYACSQGNKTCEPIRKGGPCYEPDSLKRHASFAFSSYWAQFRKVGGTCYFNGLATQTIKDPSYGKCKFPSVTLQAS; this comes from the exons ATGCCCATTCCCTTCCTTTCTCtactcttctttctctttttcctctcACTCTCAA GTGCAGAAATCTCAACCCTCGTCGGAATCAACTACGGTCAGCTCGGCAACAACCTCCCTCCCCCCTCCCATTCCGTCAATTTAATCAAATCCCTAAACGCTCAAATCGTCAAAATCTACGACGCAAATCCCCAAATCCTCAAAGCTCTCAAAAACACCGATCTACGGGTCTCCGTCATGGTTCCTAACGAACTCATCATCAACATTTCTTCTAGCCAGAACCTCGCCGACCAATGGGTTCGGACCAATATCCTCCCCTTTTACCCCCAAACCAAAATCCGTTACCTTCTCGTCGGAAACGAAATCATCTCCTCCACTGGAAATCAAACCTGGTTCAGTTTAGTACCGGCGATGCGCCGAATCAAACATTCTTTGAAAACTTACGGGATTCATAAAGTGAAAGTCGGAACACCCTCTGCTATGGATGTTCTTCAGTCGTCTTTTCCGCCCTCGAATGGGACATTCCGGGCGGATATTGCGGATCGTGTCATGAGACCGATGTTGCAGTTTCTTAACCGGACGAAATCGTTCTTCTTCCTTGATGTGTATCCCTATTTCCCTTGGTCTTCCGATTCAGTTAACATCAAACTCGATTATGCTCTGTTTGAATCGAAGAACATTACGTATTCGGATCCGGTTTCGGGCTTGGTTTACACGAATCTCTTCGATCAAATGGTGGATTCAGTGATTTTCGCTATGAAACGTCTCGGCTTCCCCGATATCCGAGTATTCATCGCCGAAACCGGATGGCCAAACGGCGGCGATTACGACCAAATCGGCGCCAGCATCCATAATGCCGCCGTGTACAACCGGAACATCGTGAAACGAGTCACTTCGAAACCGCCAGTTGGTACACCGGCTCGACCGGGACGGATGTTGCCAACGATAATATTCTCTTTGTATAATGAGAATCAGAAACCGGGTCCGGGTACGGAGAGGCATTTCGGACTGTTGTATCCGAAGGGAAAGGCGGTTTATGAGATGGATTTGAGTGGGTCGAGAGCGGAGACAAAGTTTAAGCCGCTGCCAGAGGCGGAGAGGAATGAACCGTACAAGGGGAAGATTTGGTGCGTAGTTGGGAAGGGCGTGAATATGAGTGATGTTGTTGGGGCTTTATCGTACGCATGCTCCCAGGGAAATAAAACGTGTGAACCGATACGAAAGGGCGGTCCGTGTTATGAACCGGATTCCTTAAAACGACATGCAAGTTTTGCGTTTAGTTCGTACTGGGCCCAGTTTAGAAAGGTCGGTGGAACCTGTTACTTCAATGGCTTAGCAACTCAAACCATCAAAGACCCAa GTTATGGAAAGTGCAAGTTCCCAAGTGTGACATTGCAAGCATCATAA